In a single window of the Sediminicoccus sp. KRV36 genome:
- a CDS encoding cytochrome b/b6 domain-containing protein has protein sequence MSETRVKETRVKIWDGWVRLVHWSIVILIPVSYLTARSHNMDWHMRSGYTLLTLVIFRILWGLVGSEPARFMTFLRSPFAALAHLRHVKRAPGPDRELTHNPAGGWMVVVILSVLLTQAVTGLFTDDQIFTRGPLAGLVSGAWSDRAGFIHIRLINVIGIVIVLHIAAVIWYRVSLGHDLVQAMMIGTKPMPQGTTPPRMGHPVLALALLGASAGLVNWISRFG, from the coding sequence ATGTCGGAAACGCGCGTGAAGGAAACCCGGGTCAAGATCTGGGATGGCTGGGTGCGGCTGGTGCATTGGTCCATCGTCATCCTGATCCCGGTTTCCTACCTCACGGCCCGTTCGCACAACATGGATTGGCACATGCGCAGCGGCTACACGCTGCTGACGCTTGTGATCTTCCGCATCCTCTGGGGCCTCGTCGGCTCCGAGCCCGCGCGCTTCATGACCTTCCTGCGCTCGCCCTTCGCGGCGCTGGCGCATCTGCGGCATGTGAAGCGGGCGCCGGGGCCGGACCGGGAACTCACCCACAACCCGGCCGGCGGCTGGATGGTGGTGGTGATCCTGAGCGTGCTGCTGACCCAGGCGGTGACGGGCCTTTTCACCGATGATCAGATCTTCACCCGCGGCCCCCTGGCGGGCCTGGTCAGCGGCGCCTGGAGCGACCGAGCGGGCTTCATCCATATCCGCCTGATCAATGTGATCGGCATCGTCATTGTCCTGCATATCGCGGCCGTCATCTGGTACCGCGTCAGCCTGGGGCATGATCTGGTGCAGGCGATGATGATCGGCACCAAGCCCATGCCCCAGGGGACGACGCCGCCCAGGATGGGGCATCCAGTGCTGGCCCTCGCGCTGCTCGGCGCCAGTGCCGGGCTGGTGAACTGGATCTCGCGCTTCGGTTAG
- a CDS encoding xanthine dehydrogenase family protein molybdopterin-binding subunit encodes MPDGNPPQIGRFGSGQAVRRIEDKALLAGQGQFTDDFAPAGVTHMVFLRSPHAHARLVSINTDAASALPGVVAILTGADLVAAGVKPLLVALPFKRPDGSPLTAPPRDVLATGHVRFVGEAVAAVIAETLAQARDAAEAIEVDYDPLPAVIGPGNAAAEGAPLVWEGAAGNVVAESRYGDAAAAEAAFAGAAHVVGLDIENQRLAPVSMEPRVALGEYDGETGRITLRLSCQMPSGVRDAICKELLDIPTDKLRVLVGDVGGGFGMKTGLNPEEGVVAYAARMLGRPVKWAATRMEDFLSALHGRATESRAEMALDAQGRVLALRVRTIADMGAYPRNASVAIQLLVGPWVSTSIYDIGLVDFTFKAVLTNTAATGPYRGAGRPEAIYLLERLFDTAARKMALDPAELRRRNMIAPTQMPYKNAMAMTYDSGSFERIMDQGLALADWNGFPARAAASQAKGRLRGRGIATFLEWTGGNVFEERVTIAVKGDGSIEIYATTQGMGQGIATSYAQLAVDVFGVELDRIQVVFGDSDRGSGFGSAGSRSLFTAGSAVKVAADKTVDEARDLAAEALETASADIEYRAGLFTVAGTDRAIGLFELAARQPEGRIFMDSTSSVSGPTWPNGCHICEVELIPETGEVVVASYASVNDAGRVVNPMIVEGQVVGGALQGIGQALCEHVIYDAETGQPLTASFMDYCLPRADMVADYATKLDPSIPCLTNPLGVKGVGELGTIGATPAVMNAVADALARSGRAQAADQVRMPLMAPQVWGLLQG; translated from the coding sequence ATGCCCGACGGAAACCCCCCGCAAATCGGCCGCTTCGGCAGTGGTCAGGCGGTGCGCCGCATCGAGGACAAGGCGCTGCTCGCCGGCCAGGGCCAGTTCACCGATGATTTCGCGCCGGCCGGCGTCACCCACATGGTCTTCCTGCGCTCGCCCCACGCGCATGCGCGACTGGTCTCCATCAACACCGATGCGGCGTCGGCCTTGCCCGGCGTGGTGGCCATCCTGACCGGGGCGGATCTGGTGGCGGCGGGCGTGAAGCCGCTGCTGGTGGCGCTGCCCTTCAAGCGGCCCGATGGCTCGCCGCTTACGGCGCCGCCGCGCGATGTGCTGGCCACCGGCCATGTGCGCTTCGTGGGCGAGGCCGTCGCCGCCGTGATCGCCGAGACGCTGGCCCAGGCGCGCGACGCGGCCGAGGCGATCGAGGTGGATTACGACCCGCTGCCGGCCGTGATCGGCCCCGGGAATGCCGCGGCCGAGGGCGCGCCGCTGGTCTGGGAAGGTGCTGCCGGCAATGTGGTGGCCGAAAGCCGCTATGGCGATGCCGCCGCCGCCGAAGCGGCCTTTGCCGGTGCCGCCCATGTGGTCGGCCTCGATATCGAAAATCAGCGCCTGGCGCCGGTCTCGATGGAGCCGCGCGTGGCCCTTGGCGAATATGACGGTGAGACGGGGCGGATCACGCTGCGCCTTTCCTGCCAGATGCCCTCGGGCGTGCGGGATGCCATCTGCAAGGAATTGCTCGACATCCCGACCGACAAGCTGCGCGTCCTGGTGGGCGATGTGGGCGGTGGCTTCGGCATGAAGACCGGGCTGAACCCGGAGGAGGGGGTGGTCGCCTATGCCGCCCGCATGCTGGGCCGGCCGGTGAAGTGGGCGGCGACGCGGATGGAGGATTTTCTGTCTGCTCTCCATGGCCGCGCGACCGAAAGTCGAGCGGAAATGGCGCTGGATGCGCAGGGCCGGGTTCTGGCGCTGCGGGTGCGCACCATCGCCGATATGGGCGCCTATCCGCGCAATGCGAGCGTCGCCATCCAGCTGCTGGTGGGGCCCTGGGTCTCGACCAGCATCTATGACATCGGCCTGGTGGATTTCACCTTCAAGGCGGTGCTGACCAACACGGCGGCCACCGGCCCCTATCGCGGCGCCGGCCGGCCCGAGGCGATCTATCTGCTGGAGCGCCTGTTCGACACCGCTGCCCGCAAGATGGCGCTGGACCCGGCGGAACTGCGCCGGCGCAACATGATCGCCCCCACCCAGATGCCCTACAAGAACGCCATGGCGATGACCTATGACAGCGGCTCGTTCGAGCGGATCATGGATCAGGGCCTGGCCCTGGCGGATTGGAACGGTTTCCCCGCCCGCGCGGCGGCGTCACAGGCGAAGGGGCGGCTGCGCGGACGCGGCATCGCGACCTTCCTGGAATGGACCGGCGGCAATGTGTTCGAGGAGCGCGTGACCATCGCCGTGAAGGGCGATGGCAGCATCGAGATCTACGCCACCACCCAGGGCATGGGGCAGGGCATCGCCACCAGCTACGCCCAGCTGGCGGTGGATGTGTTCGGTGTCGAACTGGACCGCATCCAGGTGGTCTTCGGCGACAGTGATCGCGGCAGCGGCTTTGGCAGTGCGGGCTCGCGCTCACTCTTCACCGCGGGCTCGGCCGTGAAGGTGGCGGCTGACAAGACCGTGGATGAAGCGCGCGACCTGGCCGCCGAGGCGCTGGAAACGGCAAGCGCCGATATCGAATACCGCGCCGGTCTGTTCACCGTGGCCGGCACGGACCGTGCCATCGGCCTGTTCGAACTGGCCGCGCGCCAGCCGGAGGGGCGCATCTTCATGGACAGCACCAGCAGCGTCTCGGGCCCCACCTGGCCCAATGGCTGCCATATCTGCGAAGTCGAGCTGATCCCCGAGACGGGTGAGGTGGTGGTCGCCTCCTACGCCTCGGTGAATGATGCGGGGCGGGTGGTGAACCCGATGATCGTGGAGGGCCAAGTGGTGGGCGGTGCCTTGCAGGGCATCGGCCAGGCGCTGTGCGAGCATGTGATCTATGACGCCGAGACCGGCCAGCCGCTGACCGCGAGCTTCATGGATTACTGCCTGCCGCGCGCCGATATGGTGGCCGATTACGCGACGAAGCTGGACCCCAGCATCCCCTGCCTGACCAACCCGCTGGGCGTGAAGGGCGTGGGCGAATTGGGCACGATCGGCGCGACGCCGGCCGTGATGAATGCGGTGGCGGATGCGCTGGCGCGCAGCGGCCGGGCGCAGGCAGCGGATCAGGTGCGGATGCCGCTGATGGCGCCGCAGGTTTGGGGGCTTTTGCAGGGGTAG